The window TCGAGAATCAGACGGCGGACAATCGGCTGATTCGCATTCAAGGTGTTGCCCGTGCCTGTATAGTCGGCATAACGTGACCGATCCTCCTCCAGGATGTAGTAGACCTCGTTCTCCAGGCCGCGATAACAGAGCGTGGGGCCCTCGTGGTCACCCTCCGCCGTATGGTTGAACACGACGTCGAGAATGACCTCGATGTCGGCTCGATGCAGCGCCTTGACCATGTCGCGAAACTCGTCGAGCGGGCCCAAGTGATCCTTGCGGGAGCTGTAGGAGGCGTGAGGCGCGAAAAATGAGACGGGGCTGTAACCCCAGTAGTTCACACGGCCCGGCGGAGCGTCCTGCTCGTCGAAGTGAAAGACCGGCAGGAGCTCAACGGCGGTCACGCCGAGGTCCTTCAGGTACGGGATCTTCTCGCGCAGGCCGGCGTAGGTCCCCCGCGTCGCCGGTGCAAGACCGGAATTCGGGTGGCGGGTGAAGCCTGCGACGTGCATCTCGTAGATCACGGTGCGCGCAAAGGGGTGTCTCAGCGGGGTATCCCCTTCCCAATCGTATGCATGAGGATCCGCCACGACGCTCTTCAGCGCCACGGCGGTGTTCTCGCCCGGCTTGCCTGCCGCATGCCGGCTGAACTGCTCCGGCACCGCCACCGCCCGGCCGTACGGATCGAGCAGGACCTTTCCGGGATCGAAGCGCAATCCTCGGTGCGGCTCGAACGGACCGAATGCACGATAGCCGTAGATCTGGCCCGGTTCGAGATCGGGCACGAAGACATGCCAGTAGTGATAGGTCCGATTCCGGCGGGAATCGAGAGTTATCACCCTCGAGGGCTTGGTATCGCCTACGTGATCGAACAGCAACAATTCCACGCGAGTGCTGTTCTTGGAGAACAGGCTGAAGTTGACCCCGTCGGAAGAGACCGTCGCGCCGAGAGGAAAGCTTTTTCCCGGTTGGATCATCCGTTGCCGCTCCATTTCCAATCACGCACTTCGGGCATGTCGTCGCCGTGCTTCGCGATGTACTGCTTGTGCTCAAGCAACTTCTCGCGGATCATCTGCTTGGCGTAGGCTGCGCGTGACCCGAGCTGCGGTAGCCGATCGATCACATCCCCCACCAGATGGAACCGATCGAGGTCGTTCATCACGACCATATCGAACGGGGTCGAGGTCGTCCCTTCTTCCTTATAGCCGCGCACGTGCAAATTGGGGTGATTGGTCCGCCGGTAGGTCAGCCGGTGAATCAGCCATGGGTATCCATGAAAGGCGAAGATGATCGGTTTGTCGGTCGTGAAGAGCGCGTCAAATTCTTTGTCGCTCAATCCATGGGGATGCTCGCTCGGCGGCTGAAGCTTCATCAAGTTCACCACATTGATCACGCGGACTTTCAATTGCGGCAGATGGAGGCGGAGCAGATCCGCCGCGGCCAATGTTTCGAGCGTCGGCACGTCGCCGCAGCAGGCCATCACCACGTCGGGCTCGCTTCCCCTGTCGTTGCTGGCCCATGCCCAGATTCCGAGGCCGGCCGAGCAATGTTTGACCGCGGCGTCCATCGTGAGCCATTGCGGAGCCGGTTGCTTTCCCGCGACGACCACGTTGACATAGTTACGGCTGCGGAGGCAGTGATCGGTGATCGACAACAGGCAGTTGGCGTCGGGGGGAAGATAGACCCGGACCACCTCCGCCTTCTTGTTGACGACATGGTCGATGAACCCGGGGTCCTGGTGACTGAATCCGTTGTGATCCTGCCGCCAGACGTGGGAGGACAAGAGATAATTGAGCGAAGCGATCGGCCTCCGCCAGGGGATGTGATTGCAGACCTTCAGCCACTTGGCATGTTGATTGAACATCGAATCCACGATGTGGATGAACGCTTCGTAGCAGGAAAAAAATCCGTGCCGGCCGGTTAACAGGTACCCTTCCAGCCAGCCCTGGCACTGGTGCTCGCTCAGGATCTCCATCACGCGGCCGTCGGGATCCAGACGGTCGTCGTACGAATAGGTCTCTGCGATCCAGGTGCGTTTCGTGATCTCCAAGACGTCCTGCCAACGGTTTGAGT is drawn from Nitrospira sp. and contains these coding sequences:
- a CDS encoding phosphoketolase family protein; this translates as RAEDYWRSHQVPMGDMDKASHVTILEKWMKRYKPQDLFDKTGRLKPELQELAPQGTRRMSANPHTNGGLLLKDLRLPDFRDYAVKVTKPGAMAAEATRVQGRFLRDVMKVNLDSRNFRLFSPDENNSNRWQDVLEITKRTWIAETYSYDDRLDPDGRVMEILSEHQCQGWLEGYLLTGRHGFFSCYEAFIHIVDSMFNQHAKWLKVCNHIPWRRPIASLNYLLSSHVWRQDHNGFSHQDPGFIDHVVNKKAEVVRVYLPPDANCLLSITDHCLRSRNYVNVVVAGKQPAPQWLTMDAAVKHCSAGLGIWAWASNDRGSEPDVVMACCGDVPTLETLAAADLLRLHLPQLKVRVINVVNLMKLQPPSEHPHGLSDKEFDALFTTDKPIIFAFHGYPWLIHRLTYRRTNHPNLHVRGYKEEGTTSTPFDMVVMNDLDRFHLVGDVIDRLPQLGSRAAYAKQMIREKLLEHKQYIAKHGDDMPEVRDWKWSGNG